From Bradyrhizobium symbiodeficiens, the proteins below share one genomic window:
- a CDS encoding acyltransferase family protein, with protein MHKRLVFIDTLRGIAVLCVLLQHVLEQIVLTGQTGAAEGMLHGLIGYYFNFGRFGVVLFFFVSGFVVPYSFPDSAAPVRDFAVSRFFRLYPMYWLAIILALAILPAAEAKVFPVWQVLVNLTMFQNVVGLPNMVVAHWTLAIELIFYIGCVVLFVTGLLRRSAAVFAIVIAISCAGIVLPILFEQRIVSRLLEVVLNLDAMLIGKITRDTVMGRKLRWWHVALCLGLYSGFAMVIFKRLYGGDYQGNFFFSYSIASAYVVAGFTFVTFACYGDRLAWRGLTFIGTISYSVYLMQVYVLAVAVHYFGAGSSLPQWMSFAAGVFSVTVLISWASYCAVEKPAVAFGRTYRSRRSTGAEAMPVPEQGVA; from the coding sequence ATGCACAAGCGCCTTGTGTTCATAGACACGTTGCGCGGTATTGCCGTTCTCTGCGTGCTGCTTCAGCACGTGTTGGAGCAGATTGTGCTCACGGGGCAGACCGGCGCGGCCGAGGGCATGCTGCATGGCTTGATCGGGTACTACTTCAATTTCGGCCGTTTTGGCGTCGTGTTGTTCTTCTTCGTCAGCGGCTTTGTGGTTCCTTACAGCTTTCCCGACAGTGCCGCGCCGGTCCGCGACTTCGCCGTGAGCCGCTTCTTTCGGCTCTATCCGATGTACTGGCTGGCTATCATTCTGGCGCTCGCGATCTTGCCGGCCGCGGAGGCCAAGGTCTTCCCGGTCTGGCAAGTGCTGGTCAATCTGACGATGTTCCAGAACGTGGTCGGGCTGCCCAATATGGTGGTGGCGCATTGGACGCTTGCGATCGAATTGATCTTCTACATCGGTTGCGTTGTGCTATTCGTCACGGGTCTGCTCCGCCGGAGTGCGGCCGTGTTCGCCATCGTCATCGCGATCTCGTGTGCCGGCATCGTTCTGCCGATTCTGTTCGAGCAGCGGATCGTATCCCGTCTGCTGGAGGTCGTACTCAATCTCGATGCGATGCTGATCGGGAAGATCACCCGCGACACGGTGATGGGGCGGAAGCTGCGATGGTGGCACGTGGCGTTGTGTCTCGGCCTCTACAGCGGGTTCGCCATGGTGATTTTCAAGCGCTTGTATGGCGGGGACTATCAGGGTAACTTTTTCTTCAGCTATTCGATCGCCTCGGCCTATGTCGTGGCCGGATTCACGTTCGTAACTTTCGCGTGCTACGGCGACCGGCTCGCATGGCGTGGTCTCACCTTCATCGGTACGATCAGCTACTCGGTGTACCTGATGCAGGTTTACGTGCTGGCGGTGGCGGTGCACTACTTCGGTGCCGGGAGCAGTCTGCCGCAATGGATGTCCTTCGCGGCCGGTGTGTTTTCGGTGACGGTTTTGATTTCCTGGGCCAGTTATTGCGCCGTCGAGAAACCCGCCGTGGCTTTTGGCAGAACGTATCGCTCGCGACGGAGCACGGGCGCTGAGGCCATGCCGGTGCCGGAGCAGGGCGTGGCATGA
- a CDS encoding acyltransferase family protein yields MTEAARPNASGAPRASFFPSIQGLRGLAALTVVVAHLYAMPMRAGFLPTLPGWLYKVFDTGGHGVELFFMISGFLIPASLVRHGRVSTFMYDRCLRIVPVFVVLHMIVFTLGPIAAYKFFKGIDVGTYVELFLVNLFFLPDALGLPIAQQNAWTLSYEWAFYIWFAAIFVACRAQNRWAIVALGLVALVAVAYRPNTAFFGIGILFGLMSFRLPVKGWLGLIVAISCFALMFGLMEYVSVWVALIPGFLLFAVVLTSESGFAHLLSAHVLQFVGKISYSMYLVHPFVLFPLQIVGRKLAESGVNLWLVWGGFGVLGLTLTVIASTLSYEIIEVRLRRAVDRFLSKRWDVEQTKVQQGA; encoded by the coding sequence ATGACCGAGGCAGCGAGGCCCAATGCTTCAGGTGCGCCGCGGGCGAGCTTTTTCCCGTCGATTCAAGGCCTACGCGGTCTGGCGGCGCTGACGGTGGTCGTTGCGCATCTCTATGCGATGCCGATGCGTGCCGGATTTCTGCCAACGCTGCCGGGCTGGCTTTACAAGGTGTTCGACACCGGCGGTCATGGCGTCGAACTGTTCTTCATGATCAGCGGCTTTCTGATTCCGGCGAGCTTGGTCCGGCACGGCAGGGTGTCGACGTTCATGTACGACCGCTGCCTGCGTATCGTTCCGGTCTTCGTCGTGCTCCACATGATCGTATTCACGCTCGGTCCGATCGCCGCTTACAAGTTCTTCAAGGGAATCGACGTCGGAACCTATGTCGAGCTGTTCCTCGTCAATCTGTTTTTCCTTCCTGACGCGCTCGGACTTCCGATTGCCCAGCAGAATGCCTGGACGCTGTCCTACGAATGGGCCTTCTACATCTGGTTTGCCGCAATCTTTGTCGCCTGCCGTGCGCAGAACAGGTGGGCGATCGTCGCGCTCGGCCTGGTCGCGCTGGTCGCCGTGGCCTACCGCCCGAATACCGCCTTCTTCGGCATCGGCATCCTGTTCGGCCTCATGTCGTTCCGGCTGCCGGTGAAGGGCTGGCTGGGATTGATCGTGGCGATTTCTTGCTTTGCGCTCATGTTCGGCCTGATGGAATATGTCAGCGTGTGGGTCGCGCTCATCCCGGGATTTCTGCTCTTCGCGGTGGTCCTGACGTCGGAGTCGGGATTTGCGCATTTGCTGAGTGCACATGTCCTGCAGTTCGTTGGCAAGATCAGCTACAGCATGTATCTCGTGCATCCCTTCGTGCTCTTCCCCTTGCAGATCGTCGGCCGAAAGCTCGCGGAAAGCGGCGTGAATCTCTGGCTGGTGTGGGGCGGGTTCGGTGTATTGGGTCTCACTCTGACCGTGATCGCGTCTACGCTGAGCTACGAGATCATCGAGGTCCGCCTTCGCCGCGCCGTCGATCGGTTCCTGAGCAAGCGATGGGACGTCGAGCAGACGAAAGTTCAACAGGGTGCCTAA
- a CDS encoding glycosyltransferase family 4 protein — MHDLRILVLTHEFPPFRGGVGTYCVETAKAAVAQGHTVEILAPDFGKDNAEEDWLFTFTVRRFAGGVYATRALPRLLLALLRAKPWTFDIIHAADWPFVMLIPWMRPFIRRRIVAMMHGTDVFLLAKSRVAGFLFGRSYLRGADYVVANSRFTEDLVLKYHPYLASPRRTAVTLLGVDPFWFNPPVGASETLERHGVPKNRKLLLTVARLDIRKGHRYLLEALALLPQHAKDQLGYVIVGKALDPAYQDELKGLAEASGVPVVFAGAVSNDDVRNFYAAAWLFCMLAEPNPEKVEGFGLAYLEAAAQSLPSVAAPNGGVPEVVLDGETGVLLKDRSPDKLANLLVELLSRQDDVARFGSAARTWAQTFSWQRCAELTYQPEQAAHRAPSRAEIVAGES; from the coding sequence ATGCATGATTTGCGTATTCTTGTCCTGACCCACGAATTTCCGCCGTTCCGCGGCGGTGTCGGTACCTATTGTGTGGAAACGGCAAAGGCTGCCGTCGCGCAGGGTCATACCGTGGAGATACTGGCGCCGGACTTCGGCAAGGACAATGCGGAGGAGGACTGGCTCTTTACCTTCACCGTGCGTCGCTTCGCCGGCGGCGTCTACGCGACCCGGGCCCTGCCGCGCCTGCTGCTCGCTCTGCTCCGTGCCAAACCATGGACGTTCGATATCATCCATGCCGCGGACTGGCCGTTCGTGATGCTGATCCCCTGGATGCGGCCATTCATACGCCGGCGCATCGTCGCCATGATGCACGGCACCGACGTCTTCCTTCTGGCGAAGTCGCGCGTGGCCGGATTTCTGTTCGGCCGGTCCTATTTGCGAGGCGCCGACTATGTCGTGGCCAACAGCCGGTTCACCGAAGACCTCGTTCTGAAATATCACCCTTATCTGGCGTCGCCGCGCCGGACGGCTGTCACACTGCTCGGCGTCGATCCGTTCTGGTTCAACCCACCTGTCGGCGCGTCTGAAACTTTGGAACGGCATGGCGTGCCGAAGAACCGGAAATTGCTGCTGACCGTGGCGCGGCTCGATATCCGCAAGGGGCATCGTTATTTGCTCGAGGCGCTCGCTCTGTTGCCTCAGCATGCCAAGGATCAACTCGGCTATGTCATCGTCGGCAAGGCGCTGGATCCGGCCTATCAGGACGAGCTGAAGGGGCTCGCGGAGGCAAGCGGAGTGCCCGTCGTGTTCGCGGGCGCAGTCTCGAATGACGACGTTCGAAACTTCTATGCCGCGGCCTGGCTGTTCTGCATGCTCGCCGAACCAAATCCGGAGAAGGTGGAGGGTTTTGGGCTGGCCTACCTTGAAGCGGCGGCGCAGTCGCTTCCGAGTGTCGCCGCGCCGAATGGTGGCGTGCCCGAGGTGGTCCTCGACGGAGAGACGGGCGTTCTCTTGAAAGACCGCTCGCCGGATAAACTGGCCAACCTGCTCGTGGAACTCCTGAGCAGGCAGGACGATGTGGCGAGATTCGGTTCGGCCGCCAGGACCTGGGCGCAGACGTTCTCCTGGCAGCGCTGCGCCGAACTGACATATCAGCCGGAACAGGCCGCGCATCGCGCCCCTTCGCGCGCCGAGATCGTTGCAGGAGAATCATGA
- a CDS encoding glycosyltransferase family 2 protein, translating to MTSQSTPAPQGPRVSVVIPAYNAARSIGRAIASVQAQTEQDFEIIVVNDCSTDDTVAVVSGLAAKDGRIRLVSQEKNGGPSRARNRGFTEARGTWLAILDADDAYKPDRLERLTKLAETESLDMIADDITYYDSEADVEFGDQRLAPGFNRIDLAGFLRASMFRPPLHDFSGRDVFQYALLKFVFRRSFIAEHKLAYPESLRDSEDFFFYSECLLAGGRAGLTSEPGYVYTQRMGKISKRQSALTRTKVNRMQVVTGVDLLFSRHAQRLSPVHRRLLRERRAQAIGLNAHERARDLVHQRQVVIALLELAKTRPAWAFSVHLLLRRRKDWLAKLGGKA from the coding sequence ATGACGTCGCAATCCACACCGGCCCCGCAAGGCCCCCGCGTATCGGTCGTCATTCCGGCCTACAACGCTGCCCGCAGCATCGGGCGCGCGATCGCCTCGGTTCAGGCGCAGACCGAACAGGATTTCGAGATCATCGTCGTCAACGATTGCTCGACGGACGACACGGTTGCCGTTGTCTCCGGTCTTGCAGCGAAGGATGGTCGCATCCGTCTGGTCAGCCAGGAAAAAAACGGCGGGCCATCAAGAGCCCGCAACCGGGGATTCACCGAGGCGCGAGGAACCTGGCTGGCGATCCTGGACGCGGACGACGCCTACAAGCCGGATCGCCTCGAGAGGCTGACCAAGCTGGCCGAGACCGAATCTCTCGACATGATCGCTGACGACATCACGTATTACGACAGCGAGGCCGATGTCGAATTTGGCGATCAGCGGCTCGCTCCCGGGTTCAACCGCATCGACCTCGCCGGCTTTCTTCGCGCATCGATGTTCCGCCCGCCACTGCATGATTTCAGCGGGCGCGACGTGTTCCAGTATGCGCTGCTCAAATTCGTGTTCAGACGATCGTTCATCGCCGAGCACAAGCTCGCCTATCCGGAGAGCCTTCGCGACAGCGAGGACTTCTTCTTCTATTCGGAGTGCCTGCTCGCCGGCGGACGGGCCGGGCTCACGTCCGAGCCCGGCTACGTCTACACGCAGCGCATGGGCAAGATTTCGAAGCGGCAGTCGGCGCTGACGCGGACAAAGGTCAACCGTATGCAAGTCGTGACGGGGGTCGATCTGCTGTTCTCGCGACACGCGCAGCGCCTGTCGCCGGTCCACAGGCGGCTGTTGCGCGAGCGGCGTGCCCAGGCGATCGGACTGAACGCGCATGAGCGCGCGCGAGACCTGGTCCATCAGAGGCAGGTCGTGATTGCGCTGCTGGAGCTGGCGAAGACCCGGCCGGCATGGGCGTTTTCCGTGCACCTCCTGCTGCGGCGCAGAAAAGACTGGCTTGCAAAGCTGGGCGGCAAGGCCTGA
- a CDS encoding lipopolysaccharide biosynthesis protein: MTEKSGLIKRTGVGVLWMVIGSGGQTLFQFVLFMILARLLGPEAFGVVGIATAFIDISNLIGRAGLTEVLIQRADMSDEEVDTAFWSSFGFGLLLTVIMFVTAQNLAHLFGVAELKPVMQWLAPMSLLFAAGTVYEAKLRREFGFRALAARNVSATIVSGVVAMVMAFTGFGVFSLVAQRLIYYVWFTAAMIVATRWWPSLRFNPRIAIAQLKGGIAVALSSLLGSGNQRVLDLIVGYFVGAQGLGYLRIAWRGIDLLLELSIRPVTTVTLTSLSRLQNDRPALIDAYLQLVHMTAAFLYPLFVGAALVAPELLTLMFGAKWQASILPMQILTQIALFVPLIWYKTNILMAIGRMWEVLLINLFEFALSVTVGVIAAQYGVEGAAAGNVVRMLLATPVILFAVQVWTGVPFWRTLAAVMYPAAAAIIMAGALALLRPHLMSLHPIAILAIMSVLGFTIYAPAILALDQTLWRTVRAAISTRGRRPEPAS; encoded by the coding sequence ATGACTGAAAAATCCGGTCTGATTAAGCGAACTGGCGTCGGCGTGCTCTGGATGGTCATCGGATCCGGAGGGCAGACGCTATTCCAGTTCGTCCTCTTCATGATCCTCGCGCGCTTGCTGGGACCGGAAGCGTTCGGTGTCGTTGGCATCGCTACGGCATTCATCGATATTTCGAACCTGATTGGACGAGCCGGCCTGACCGAAGTCCTGATCCAGCGCGCCGACATGTCGGACGAGGAAGTCGATACGGCGTTCTGGAGCAGCTTCGGGTTCGGTCTGCTTCTGACAGTCATCATGTTCGTGACGGCACAAAATCTAGCCCACCTTTTTGGCGTGGCGGAGCTGAAGCCGGTGATGCAGTGGCTGGCCCCGATGTCGCTCCTGTTTGCTGCAGGCACGGTGTATGAGGCGAAACTTCGCCGCGAATTCGGCTTCCGTGCGCTGGCGGCACGCAACGTTTCGGCCACGATCGTCAGTGGTGTCGTTGCAATGGTGATGGCGTTCACGGGCTTCGGGGTTTTCAGCCTCGTGGCGCAGCGTCTCATCTACTACGTCTGGTTCACCGCCGCGATGATTGTGGCCACGCGTTGGTGGCCGTCGCTGAGATTCAATCCACGAATTGCAATTGCCCAATTGAAGGGCGGAATTGCAGTGGCGCTGTCCTCGTTGCTCGGCTCGGGAAACCAGCGGGTCCTGGACCTGATCGTCGGCTATTTTGTAGGCGCCCAGGGACTCGGCTACTTGCGGATTGCGTGGCGCGGCATCGATCTTCTGCTCGAGCTCTCGATCCGGCCCGTGACGACGGTCACGCTCACATCGCTCTCACGCTTGCAGAATGATCGCCCGGCCTTGATCGATGCCTATCTCCAGCTCGTTCACATGACGGCCGCTTTCCTCTACCCGTTGTTTGTCGGTGCCGCGCTCGTCGCACCGGAACTGCTGACCCTCATGTTCGGTGCAAAGTGGCAGGCCAGCATCCTGCCCATGCAGATCCTAACCCAGATTGCGCTCTTTGTCCCGCTCATCTGGTACAAGACGAACATATTGATGGCCATTGGCCGGATGTGGGAAGTCCTGCTGATCAATCTGTTCGAATTTGCGCTGAGCGTGACCGTGGGCGTGATCGCCGCGCAATACGGCGTCGAAGGAGCTGCCGCCGGCAACGTTGTCAGGATGCTGCTTGCAACTCCGGTAATCCTGTTCGCGGTACAGGTTTGGACAGGGGTTCCCTTCTGGCGAACCTTGGCCGCAGTGATGTATCCGGCCGCAGCAGCGATCATCATGGCGGGAGCGCTCGCGCTGCTGCGGCCCCATCTGATGTCGCTGCATCCAATCGCGATCCTGGCGATCATGAGTGTGCTCGGATTCACGATTTACGCGCCGGCCATTCTTGCGCTGGATCAGACCCTGTGGCGAACCGTGCGGGCCGCTATATCGACGCGCGGGCGTCGGCCTGAGCCGGCCTCCTGA
- a CDS encoding RHS repeat protein, with translation MAYSWGGYNNLALVEDDLKYLGVTKLRDGLATSPQSQPVMQGLAADGYKFDFIVSSNLPAAGSAGLAQYLAQLDSFVKAHPGSLIAVEGLNEANTQAFSYNGSTDVSAAAKFQMALYTAIKGDATLSGVSVYNLSLGYTDTNDYAKLGNLNSYTDYANSHAYAGTYTTAAAALATYLSEAGSVASGKPIVITETGYSTIKSAPYLGVDQTVQAKSILNTLVDAFKDGVSTTYIYELLDHDTSAAKNDPGQNMGLFNADGTPKLAATAIHNLTSILADDGTGGHTPTAQLGYSLSGLPASGNSLVLTKSNGAYDLVVWAEPKIWDDATDSEISVSTQPVTVNLGGIHHSVVVYDPMSGTSPIATYTDVSQIVLPLSDHPLIIEIDAPARSGSTPEALVNVSNTAADVVAELSDLNASTTLQMITLTDTHVLPVASEATMSYIISHYGKALAAIQGGYSFSVTTSSSTWTLTKVFNSSGTLTSATTTNFSNGVATSKVTVNADGSTDSFNYKAGVVTQEVIVKADGSKETKTFGTGGVTNDTIQHKDGSSSTTLYTAGAKTASYVNNKDGSHDNTFYGITGKSYVTETLHVDATGKVTSDIRKHADGTLDYSQVINSDGSKITTFYDSVGRKTALVSATSAATTTDSFDTSGRLVKEVVQKADGTVTTTNYSGAVPTSVYIANADGSKETRLYDASGRMTNDTVVSKDGSSSTTTYVVGVKSAHYVNNKDGSHDNTFYNITGKTYVTQTLHVDPTGKVSSDVRKHADGTLDYSQVINSDGSKLTTFYDSVGRKTNLITVTSTATTTDTFDTAGKLVKEIVQKPDGSATTTNYNGSLMTAAYIINANGSKETKLYDAAGKLANDTVYNTDGSTSTTLYSASVKTVLYVNNIDGTRDNTYYNITGKSYVTETLHVDASGKVTIDTRKHADGTLDYTQVVNSDGSKVTTLYDSAGRKVSVTASTSTTTTVDTFDTSGNLVKDVVQKTDGSMTTTSYNGLLLASVYIVNANGSKETKLYDSGGKLATDALVNTDGSLSTTSYTAGVKTALYVTNADGSHDNTFYSIAGKSYITEAQHSTASGAVTLITRMHADGTLDYKQVINSDGSKVTDVYDSTGHKLSEVRSHADGSSLTDLYNTSGALTQEVNKAANGDTTTTNYSGGNPSSMYITHVDGWKETKLFDSSGALTNDTVYNTDGSTSTTVYTAGVKTANYATNSDGTHDNSFFNITGKSFVTEYQHTNSAGTVLSDIRLHADGTFDYTQITSSDGTKTTDVYNSTGVKTSEVIKYADGSSDLFNWAVAGRPGAIEHDSRDASNTLLKIDMQNADGTHSVTAVTAGQTLQGSANNDLFMVSPGSTTIFYDHGKDTIAGFHVGTAANHDVIEISKSLVADYSHLQMTQSGSSTVIQISATDSIVLQNVNLQTLDHGNFLFV, from the coding sequence GTGGCGTATTCATGGGGAGGTTACAACAACCTCGCGCTCGTCGAGGACGATCTCAAATATCTCGGCGTCACCAAGTTGCGCGACGGGCTCGCGACATCGCCCCAAAGCCAACCCGTTATGCAGGGCCTCGCGGCTGACGGCTACAAGTTCGATTTTATCGTGTCCTCGAATTTGCCGGCGGCGGGCTCCGCCGGCCTCGCCCAGTATCTCGCCCAACTCGACAGCTTCGTGAAAGCTCATCCTGGAAGCCTGATCGCGGTCGAAGGCCTGAACGAGGCCAACACGCAGGCGTTCTCGTACAACGGAAGCACCGACGTCTCGGCGGCGGCGAAGTTTCAGATGGCGCTCTACACGGCGATCAAGGGCGACGCAACGCTGTCGGGCGTGTCGGTCTACAATCTCTCGCTCGGCTATACCGATACTAATGACTACGCCAAGCTCGGCAACCTGAACTCCTACACCGACTACGCGAACTCGCACGCCTATGCTGGAACCTACACCACCGCGGCCGCCGCCCTCGCGACCTATCTCAGCGAAGCCGGCTCGGTCGCCTCGGGAAAGCCGATCGTCATCACGGAGACCGGCTACAGCACGATAAAGAGCGCCCCCTACCTCGGCGTCGACCAGACGGTTCAGGCCAAGTCGATCCTCAACACTCTGGTCGATGCCTTCAAAGACGGCGTCAGCACCACTTATATTTATGAGCTGCTCGATCACGACACGAGCGCTGCCAAGAACGATCCCGGTCAGAACATGGGGCTGTTCAATGCCGACGGCACACCAAAACTGGCTGCAACCGCGATCCACAACCTGACCTCCATCCTCGCCGACGACGGCACCGGCGGTCATACGCCGACCGCTCAGCTCGGCTACTCGCTGTCGGGACTGCCTGCCTCCGGCAACAGCTTGGTGCTGACCAAGAGTAATGGCGCCTATGATCTCGTGGTCTGGGCCGAGCCGAAGATCTGGGACGACGCGACGGACAGCGAGATTTCAGTCTCCACCCAGCCGGTCACCGTGAATCTCGGCGGCATTCATCATTCGGTCGTCGTCTACGACCCGATGAGCGGCACCTCGCCGATCGCGACTTACACCGACGTCAGCCAGATCGTGCTCCCGCTCAGCGATCACCCGCTGATCATCGAGATCGATGCTCCGGCCCGGTCGGGATCGACTCCCGAAGCTCTGGTCAATGTCTCCAATACGGCGGCCGACGTCGTCGCGGAGTTGTCGGACCTGAACGCCTCGACGACGCTGCAGATGATCACGCTGACGGACACGCATGTCCTTCCCGTCGCGTCCGAAGCGACGATGAGCTATATCATCTCTCACTACGGGAAGGCCCTCGCGGCAATCCAGGGCGGTTATTCGTTCTCCGTCACGACGTCGAGCAGCACCTGGACCCTCACCAAGGTCTTCAATTCTTCCGGCACCCTGACCTCGGCCACGACGACCAATTTCAGCAACGGCGTCGCCACCAGCAAAGTCACGGTCAATGCGGACGGTTCGACCGACAGCTTCAACTACAAGGCTGGCGTCGTCACGCAGGAGGTCATCGTCAAGGCCGACGGCTCCAAGGAGACGAAGACATTCGGCACCGGCGGGGTGACGAACGACACAATCCAGCACAAGGACGGTTCCTCGTCGACCACACTGTACACAGCTGGAGCAAAGACCGCTTCCTACGTCAACAACAAGGACGGAAGCCACGACAACACCTTCTACGGAATCACGGGTAAGTCCTACGTCACCGAGACGCTGCATGTCGACGCGACCGGAAAGGTGACTTCCGACATCCGCAAGCATGCCGACGGAACGCTCGACTACAGCCAAGTGATCAACAGCGACGGCAGCAAGATCACGACTTTCTACGACTCCGTCGGCCGCAAGACCGCTCTGGTCAGCGCCACCTCGGCAGCCACCACGACCGACAGTTTCGACACGTCGGGCAGGCTCGTGAAGGAAGTCGTGCAGAAGGCCGACGGCACGGTGACGACGACGAACTATAGTGGAGCCGTGCCGACATCGGTCTATATCGCGAATGCCGACGGCTCGAAGGAAACCAGGCTGTATGATGCCAGCGGCCGCATGACCAACGACACCGTGGTTTCGAAAGACGGATCCTCCTCGACCACGACCTACGTCGTGGGCGTCAAATCGGCGCACTACGTCAACAACAAGGATGGGAGCCACGACAACACGTTCTACAACATCACCGGCAAGACCTACGTCACCCAGACGCTGCACGTCGACCCAACCGGAAAGGTCTCGTCCGATGTCCGCAAGCACGCCGACGGCACGCTCGACTACAGCCAGGTGATCAACAGCGACGGAAGCAAGCTCACGACCTTCTACGATTCCGTCGGCCGCAAGACCAATCTGATCACCGTTACCTCGACGGCCACGACGACCGACACATTCGACACTGCGGGCAAGCTGGTGAAAGAGATCGTCCAAAAGCCCGACGGCTCCGCGACGACGACGAATTACAACGGCTCGCTCATGACAGCGGCGTACATCATCAACGCCAACGGATCGAAAGAGACCAAGCTCTACGACGCCGCCGGCAAGCTTGCCAACGATACCGTCTATAACACCGACGGATCGACCTCGACGACCTTGTATTCTGCCAGCGTGAAGACCGTCCTCTATGTCAACAACATCGACGGCACCCGCGACAACACCTACTACAACATCACCGGAAAATCCTACGTCACCGAGACACTCCATGTCGACGCATCAGGCAAGGTGACGATCGACACCCGCAAGCACGCAGACGGTACGCTCGACTATACCCAGGTGGTCAACAGCGACGGAAGCAAGGTCACCACGCTGTACGACTCTGCGGGCCGCAAGGTCAGCGTCACCGCGTCGACGTCGACGACCACGACGGTCGACACATTCGACACCTCCGGCAACCTCGTGAAGGACGTCGTACAGAAAACCGATGGGTCGATGACGACCACCAGCTACAACGGATTACTGCTTGCGTCCGTCTACATCGTCAATGCTAACGGTTCGAAAGAGACCAAGCTTTACGACAGCGGCGGCAAGCTCGCGACCGACGCCCTGGTCAACACCGACGGCTCGTTGTCGACCACGTCGTACACCGCCGGCGTCAAGACGGCCCTCTACGTCACCAATGCCGACGGCAGCCACGACAACACGTTCTATAGCATCGCCGGAAAATCCTACATCACCGAAGCACAACACAGCACCGCTTCCGGCGCGGTCACGCTGATCACCCGGATGCACGCCGATGGCACGCTGGATTACAAGCAGGTGATCAACAGCGATGGAAGCAAGGTCACCGACGTTTACGACAGTACCGGCCACAAGCTGAGCGAAGTGCGGTCCCACGCGGACGGATCGAGTTTGACCGACCTCTACAACACGTCCGGGGCTCTCACGCAGGAGGTCAACAAGGCGGCAAACGGCGACACGACGACGACCAACTACTCGGGCGGCAACCCGTCGTCGATGTACATCACCCACGTGGACGGCTGGAAGGAGACGAAACTGTTCGATTCCAGTGGCGCGCTCACCAACGATACCGTCTACAACACCGACGGTTCGACCTCGACGACAGTGTACACGGCCGGCGTCAAGACCGCGAACTACGCCACCAACTCCGACGGCACGCACGACAATTCGTTCTTTAATATCACCGGCAAGAGTTTCGTCACCGAATACCAGCACACAAACTCGGCCGGAACGGTGCTCTCGGACATCAGGCTACATGCCGACGGCACCTTCGACTACACCCAGATCACGAGCAGCGATGGCACCAAGACCACCGACGTCTACAACAGCACGGGCGTGAAGACGTCCGAGGTCATCAAATATGCTGATGGCAGTTCCGACCTGTTCAACTGGGCCGTCGCCGGCAGGCCGGGAGCAATCGAGCACGACAGCCGCGACGCCAGCAACACCCTGCTCAAGATCGACATGCAGAATGCCGACGGAACACACAGTGTGACGGCCGTCACCGCCGGCCAGACGCTGCAGGGTTCGGCCAACAACGATCTGTTCATGGTCTCGCCGGGATCCACCACCATTTTCTACGACCATGGCAAGGACACGATCGCGGGATTTCACGTCGGGACGGCTGCCAACCATGACGTGATCGAAATCTCCAAATCGCTGGTCGCGGACTACAGCCATCTCCAGATGACGCAAAGTGGCTCCAGTACGGTCATTCAGATCTCGGCGACCGATTCAATCGTCCTGCAAAACGTCAACCTGCAGACCCTCGACCACGGCAACTTCCTCTTCGTTTGA